Part of the Lolium rigidum isolate FL_2022 chromosome 6, APGP_CSIRO_Lrig_0.1, whole genome shotgun sequence genome, CCAGCCTCCAAGGCGCCACGAGCGCCATGAGAGCTCTAGGATGGAACTGCCAAGGCATTGGCAAGGGCCTATGCAGTCCTAAAATGCTTCACCTTGCTAGGATGATCACATCGACTAAACCCCAGGTAACTTTCATTTCGGAAATCAAATCAACTAAATTCTCTGCTGCAGATAATTGTTTCTCGCTTTAATATGCATCACAGTATTGTAGTACCCTCAAGAAGAAGATCAGGAGGACTCTGGCTTTTGTGGACTAACGAGATGGATATATCTATTCAGATGACCTCCTTTAATCTAATCCTAGCCCTTGCAAAAGACAAATCCTCTAATGTGTCCTTTGGCTTAGTATGTGTGTATGGTGATCCTTATCATAACTATACCAGTACTATTTGGAATCAGGTTGCAGATTTTGCCAATATAAATAGCAACCTTCCCATCGTTTGTTTAGGAGATATGAATGACATTATGTATGAAAATGAAAAAAGTAATGCTAATGTCAATGTCCATCGTATGGATTTATTCAGAGACCTTATAAAGCAGTCTGGCTTGTTTGATCTTGGCAATAATGGTCTTGCTTACACCTGGACAAATAGGTGTTTTTCTTCAACTCCTTTATTTCAACGCCTAGACAGATGCTTAGCAAATAATCAGTGGTGCATCAACTACCCTACTACTAaagtctacaacatgccactaatCTACAATTTTAGTGATCATGCTCCTATTCTGCTATCAACAAatggaaaatccaataaaattaaacctcatttcaaatttgaaaattggtggCTCAAAGAAGATGATTTTCAAACTCATGCAAAAAAATCCTGGCAGCAATCTATAGGGAAGCCTTATCACTGCAGAACTAATCATTTGGCTAACTCATTGAAATTTTTGTGCAAAAAGAAGAAACCTTTACAGGAGGAATTAAAGGAGCTGGAAGGAGAAATATTAAGGGCCTGTTCGGGAACCCTCCCGCTTCGCGAAACTCCTCCGATCCGGCTTCACATAGCGACTCCAGCGTCCCGAAAGGAGCAGGAAACGTTCGGCGCGCTCCTCCGTTCGTCTGGGCTAGGAACCCGTTTCTTCTTGGCCGGCCTGCTTCTGGACACGTTCAGAAGGATGAAACTGAGCCCAGCAAGCTATATTCACTGGTCGTCTTCTTCAAGCACCTGGTCGTCTTCTCCAAGCCCCCAGCCGATATTCTCCGGACCCCAAATCCCCCTGCCCCGTTTACTCGACTGCCCTCACCGGGGTTGGAGCGAGGCGGCCAGAGCTGGTTGGGGGTGATCTCGGCGTTGCGCCTGTTGGAGGAGGCGAGCGCGGGGCATGCGCATCGATTTGGGGCGACTAGGGTGGATCATTCTGCAGGCAGGGGCGCAACTAATATTGCGGCTGCCGGCGCGTCGAAGAGGCCGGGGGACCTCCGGTCTGGGTAGAGCGAGGGAGTGCGCAGCTCCGCCGTGTCTTTCCGTCGTAGAGCAGGCGGCTGTGGTTTCCTTGAGCCTGGCCGCGTCAACGCTAGAGAGAAGGGAGAGGGATTGGGGAAAGTGGATGTGGTTCGGCCGAGGAGGAAGGAAGGAACGAATCGATTTCTCACTTGGCGGTGGCATATTCTTGTAATTTTAGACTGCTCCGTGTTTTGCTGATCCGCGAATTCGCACAAGTGGTGCTCCGTGTTTTGTATAGCAAATGGGGCTAGCTTCTCGAATCTAGCTTCGTGGATCTGGAGTGTTCGGCACTGCTCCGCCCTGAAATTTTGGGAAGTTGAGAGCTAGAGGATTGCCGAACACACCCTAAAGCTGCAATGTGCTCCACAAAGCCAACAAGACTTTTCAAAGGAACAACAACTAGCCACCAGGTTTGAACAAACAACTACTAAATTAAATGACTTCTATGTGCAGAGAGCTAAGAAAAGTTGGGCCAAAGATGGTGATagaaacactgctttctttcatAGAGCAgtagcaagaagaagaagaaattcaATCATGTCCATACGAGATGAGCAGAATGTAACTCATTTTATGCCTCACCAAATAGCAAACACTTTTGTTCTCTATTTCAGATCCATTTTTGCATCTCAAACCACTCAACAAGTTGGCCAAAGAATTCCCACATCTCCTCCTCAAAGCAATGACTTCACAGACTCAATtccaacaaaggaggaaatttgGGAAACTCTTAAAGGTATGAAAAGGAATACTTCCCCTGGTCTTGATGGTTGCAATGTAGAATTTTATTTAGCCACTTGGGATTGGATAGGAGATGATGTGTATGCTATAACTCAAAATTTCTTCCACACTGGTACTCTTCCTCCTCAATCAAATAAAACTCATATTGCTCTTATTCCAAAAAGCTTATCTCTCAGGTGCCATCGGATTATAGACCTATAAGACTTTGCAATGTTATTTATAAAATCGTCACAAAATGTCTAGCTAATAGGCTAAAACATCATCTGCCAGATCATATTCACCCATCTCAACAAGCTTTCATTGAAGGAAGAAGAATTAGTGACAACATTATAACAGCCCAGGAAATCACTCACTCTTTTCAGCTTTCTTCCTGGAGCCAAAAGGCTTTCATGTTAAAAATTGACCTAGCCAAAGCTTTTGATAGGTTGGAATGGAACTTCATTCTGTTGGCTCTTGCTCGTAAAGGGCTGCATGGTCATTTCATCAACCTCATTCACACTTGCATTTCGACCCCTTCTTTCTCTGTTATTATCAATGGACAGTCATATGAGAATTTCACCAGCTCAAGAGGAGTCAGACAGGGTTGTCCCACATCTCCATATCTATTTGTGttagatataaatgaattatccaTTCAACTCCAACATAGTCTTGCTCAAACAAACATAAATGGTATAACCCTTGGGCCAAACTGTCCTCCCATCCACTCTCTCTTATTTGCAGATGACTTATTAATTTGTGGCAGTGCAACAAAGAAGGAAGGTATTACAATCAAACACATTCTCCAAAATTTCTGTCAACAATCAGGACAAATTCCAAATTGGGCAAAAACAGGTATTATCTTTAACAAAGCAGTGGATAATAATACTCAGACCCAGTTAAAAGCAATTTTTTCTGTCCCTAATATTAATGAAAGCTATGTCCACTTAGGGCACCCTTTGATTCTTCCTGCAAAAAACAGATCTGAGGCTTACAATTTTGTTCTAGCTAAATTCAAATCAAAACTTTCGACATAGAAAGCAAAATCTCTCTCTCATGCTGCAAGGCTAGAACTTATTAAATCTGTTTTTTCTTCCATCCCTGTTTACTATATGTCCAATATCATTTTCTCCAAGAAATTTCATGCTAAGCTTACTGCCATTGTTAGGAATTTTTGGTGGACTGGCATCAATGCTGACCATGATCATAAACCATTATGCCTAGCTGCTTGGAAAAATATTTGCGCTCTAATTAAGGATGGGGGCCTAGGAATCAGAAACCTTAATGCTATCAACCATGCTCTTATTCTCACATCTATTTGGAGAATAGCAGGAAACTCCCAGAGCCAAATTTATAAAATTCTCAAATCCAAATATTTCAATGACTCATCTATTTGGAGAGCTAAATCAAACATCCCAAAATCAGCATATTGGACTTCAGTCATAAAAACTCTCCCTCTTTTACAACAAAAATCTTTCTATCAAATCTCCCAATGAAACATATCTATTTGGAGCACTCCTTGGTATAACTCTTGGGAAAATATTTATGATTATCTCATTATCCAAGACCCTCACTTCATTTACCCAGCCAAAGTTCAAGACCTTTGGATCCCTCAGACAAAAAGTTGGAATGTTCATCTCATAGACTCTCTTTTTCAAAGACCTACTGCAGATGCTGTCAAGGAGGTCAAAATTATCCCCAATGATGAACCTGACATTCTCTGCTGGAAACTTACTCCAAATGGAAAATGTAACACAAAATCTGCTTATAAAACCTGTTTGCATGCCCTTTTTGATGCAAGTTCTCCCAAGCCAGTCCCACCTGATGACATAGCGCTTAAACTGCTGAACAAAGTTTGGGAGAACAAGGAGTTGTTACCAAGAATCAAAACATTCGCTTGGAGAATCATGAGACGAGCCATTCCCACAGGAGAAAGAGCATCAAGGTACTCAAGGCATATTTCTAATATTTGCTGCAGATGTGGTCTTCAAGAAAATGATATTCACTTGTTCTTTACATGCACCTTTGCTAGAGCTGCTTGGTTTCAATCGCCCTGGTATCTTAGAATGGACTTAGTTACTCAAAACTCTCAGAATATCCATACCACTGTCTTACAGCTCTTAGCTTTAAATCACCCTCATGTTAACATTCAAAATATCTTTACATTCCTCTGGTGTCTTTGGAAAATGAGAAATGAAAAATTGTTCAATAATTTGGATGGACAACCTAGTCAAGTAATCATAAGAGCAAATGCTTTGCTTAACATCTTACAAATTCATAATGCTCCTGCTATACCTAACAAAAGACATGAAGCTCCTCCGGAGCTTTTATACTCTGGCCCAAGAATCTTTGTTGATGCAGCCTGGAAGAAGCGACCAAATGGACAATCCGCTAAAGCAGGAGTTGTAATACATATCACCTGGAAACAGGGCCAACACATAACTGATGTCTTCATTTCTGCCAAGACATCTCCAGTTTCTTCGCCAATTCGGGCGGAGACGGAAGGGCTACTCATTGCGGCCAAcattgcttcttctcttcttttgcaGGATCCTTATTTCTTCACGGATAATTTGGATTTAGCAAAAGCAGTGCAGGCGCATGAAGGTGCAGATCCAAATGTCTTGTGGGAAATTAGGAGACAAGCCGTGCAATTTCAGGAATCAATGCAGCTGCTTCGTCCAAGGATTTTACACGTAAAAAGATCTCTGAATGTTCTTGCTCACAACTATGCTTAACAGGCAAAAACTCTAGCTAGAGCTTCGCCTCTTTGTTCTTGCAACAATGCTACTCATACATCATCCTCGTGTCCTGTTTCGGTAGCAATCAATAGGTTACTACCTGCAGGAACAATGTCTGTATCTGTACAATGTCTATGAGTAATGAAAATTAGGGTGCTCAGCACCCTACCTTGTTAAAAAAAAACATGATGCCGCATGAATCGGTTCGTTTCGGTTCGTTTTGATCGCGTCACTGGAGCGTGTGTGTCCGATACCCTGTTTGCCTGGAGGCCGCGTTAACGCCCAAAACAGATACGGAGTACTAGAAAGGTTAGCTAAAGCTCGGTCCATTTCTATTTCACGGTCAATTTTTTCAAGAGGATTCGTTTGGAGTTTTATGTGAGAGCAGAGGTAATCACTTCATTGTCAAAGAAAAGGTAATCGCTACAAAAGGTTAGTCTTCATACAATTtggttttgttttttttcttcttgtgTGGCATTTGACATGTTTAACAAGTTTTATGTTGAGATTTTAGAGGAGCGGATTGTAGGGTGGTTTAGTCGGGTTATTACGATGTAGCACTCAGGTGCCCGTAGTGCTCGATACATAAAAAATATCAAATAACTCTTTCTAAAGGTATAAGAAAAAATTTACATAATCGATGCACCCATATGTAATCATGATATTTACTCGTGCAACTTTTCAAGAAAAAAATTCAACTATGTGTCCTAcacaaaaaagaataagaaggggaACTTTGTTATATTGTGAATGGCATATACATGACTCCTACTATCTTGTGAACAGTATAATTTTTCGTTTTTATGTAGGCTACATTATTCGATATTTTAGGTTCAAATTTGACATACACATACCTGCATATATTCCCTACCCATATAATTTATGACATATATTTTAGTACTTTTTGACGTATTTTGTTAACAGGACACGCGTACCTAGGAGATAAAAATCCACGTCCGGTCTAGTCGTATCTATCTAGGTGGATCGGATAGGGCATATTTTGCCCCCAACTTTAAAAGATTTTCTGGAGGAGGACATATTTTGCCGGAAAATATATCCATGCTGATGGGTGCCAAGCAGCCCATACATCCATTCTTTTTGTAGTAATTCCAAAAAAGATTTTAAAAATCTGAATTCTTTTGGGAACGAAGATGATAAAGTATTGTACATGTATATAAAAAAATCGCGAGGGAATTACTATCATTGAATCCTAGGTAAAAATCCAAAATTGAAAATTTTCAAGCTATATCAGTcataaatttgtcatttttgcccaTGATAGCACGGGAATCATTGAAGCCCAAGTATTTTAGCGAGTACAATACTTAATCACCTTTATTTCCAGGAGGGTTtagaatttttttcaaattttaaaattattaCGAATTTTAAAGTTTATGGGATGCATAgcacccatgtgccaaaaatACACATCCATATTTTGTCCCCAGACAATCTTTGAACGGTCCAGAAAGATTTGATTGCATTTACTTCCCTAATAGTACAAGTTGGGTGGATCGGATAGGCCTCATATAATGCAGGATTCATTGCCAAGCTGCATGGATGGTTACACTCGATCTAGCTCCACGTATATACAGACAGCTAGCAATGGATGGTGACGTGTTTCTTATCGACCGGTCTCAATGGCCGGCTATTTATACGTGCTACCTATCCAGCTTCAGATTCACAGCAAAATTTCAGCCATGAATATGAAGAGGTGCCTCAGCGCTTGCATTCTACTGATGCTTTCGCTCGAAGGagccctcctcgtcgtcggccgACCCTCCCAGGCCGCCGCGGCCGCTACCACCATTCGCCTCCCCAGCGACACCCAAGGTACGTGTTACATCTGCAGCATGCCGTCAATCTTCGTTTCCTTGACCGTTTGCTAGTGCGTGAACATCACCGATGTCTGCTCCTTGAGATCTTGCAGCAGCGGCGTCGACGAGGCCGTGGGACTGCTGCGACTTTGCACAGTGCACCAAATCTATCCCGCCGTACTGCCGTTGCAGGGACGAGGTGGACCATTGCGCCGCCACCTGCAAGGACTGCGCAGCCTCCACATCGGACCCTTCCCGCCACATCTGCCAAGACATGTTCATCGGGTTCCCCGGGCCCATGTGCACCCTCGAGGCTAACAACGTCGGTAACTAGTGCTCACGCCCTCGCCGGCGCGCGTTCATCGCCCGATCGCCGCTGACAGTGGTGCGTGTTGCTCGTCTATATCTTCACGGATGCGTGAAAGAATAAAATATAGGTCGCCTCTTGCAATATGTATGGTGTGTCAGCCAACTATGAATAAAGACGGTTTAAATTCACGTGCATTACTTTCTTTTCCAGCAAGTACTTTTCTTCTGCGAAACAACCTACCAACTTAGGGCTCACATACATACACTCACTCTTATAAACACATGGACACACACACACTATTTTTATGAACATCTCCGAGAGATTGAGTGCCCAAAAACTAATTCAATGGGTCTTGAGTATGAAGAAGTTACTACAGACGTATCTATCCAAGAGAACGTCGCCACCCATTAAAAAGATATTTTGCTTTATAAGATACCAAAGTGTTAAATCTAAGGTTTGAACTAAGCATCCAACCACATGTTGATTCTCAATTCCAGCAAGTACTTGTACAATGCGATTCTAAGTTACTAGTATGTAAAAATTTAGTACTCTTCAGTCCTACATACTTGCCTTTGAACCAGTAACAAATACTTAGAGCCGGAAGAAATAGTTCAAAAAGTAAATATACAATCTTGTACTGTTGGGATCGATTTAGATTTGAGGAAAGGATGGACCCGAAAACAAACACAAGTCTAGTAAAAAAAGGTGTCCCCGGTTGATTACCATATAGACCGCTAAATTTCCTGAAAACGATGTCCCTGAACAGTCTCTGGCGCATACCTGCTGGAGCCACATCAATCCAAACTAAGCTAGGAGAGCCTTCAAGGTTTTCTATAACAGAAGATCTGGCTCACCCATGTTGAGCCCAAGTGCAAGCTTTTCACATGGCTGACCCTCCATGGCAAGATCCTCATGGCTGACACGTTAGCCATCAGGGGATGACCTCATGACCCTATTTGTCAGCGAGGTCTTTTAGGTACAATTTACTAGTCTTTTGGAGTAGTAGTATTTAAGAGGTATTTTATGCAATTTACAAGGCAAAAAAAATCATAATGTAGATCTGGAGTGATTTATTACCGGGTTAAGCACAATTGTAGCACATCACAACCTGCCGAACATACCTATACTAGCTAagtgcccgcgcgttgcggcggatgtCTCGTAATCACTTTACCTTTGAACATAAACTCGATATTCTCCCCTCAAAGGAATACACATAAAAATAGTATGATTGATTTATTTTTTGAGCACAATTGCAAAATAAGTTGGCTTAATACATATATTATATCCTCGCTATTAATAAAGTTTTTTGATCTGCTATTTCCCCAACAATATTGCTAGATAATTAAAGTTTACTCATATTTATCCAGTAATATGTTGTTGTTGCTTAAACATGTAAAAGAAGGGATGAAGTAAAATTATTTAGAGTATTTTACTGTGGCAGCGAAGGTAAAGATCAGACATAAAATTGTGAACAGAAAATTCTGTTAACTAACAAACGGGCAGATGTTTTGATGTATATATTGCCATGAGGCTTAGCAACACCCGCTGGCAGTTCCTATATAGTAAGCTTTACATCCAATTGTAGTATGGAACATGCGCATGTACTGACTGTTTATCTCTTAAAGCTTGCAAGACACGATCTAGAAAAAGTCCAGCAAGAGTAGAAAATATATAAGCTGCAAGAACTGGAAGCACAAAGTGTTTTTGTATACGGGAGCAGTTCATCCTACACTGAGCAAGGTCCTGACTGGATTAATTCATCTGACACGCGCGACGGACCTGCGCATCGCTGACCCCGCCTCCACGGAAGTTCCGCGCGCCAAGGCTCGGAGACCGCCGGCAGCCTGACCGCCTCCATGCTGAGATCAATTTGGAGTCAGTCGAGAGTTCATCCATTCGATTGCTTCAATCTGGAGGGCCCTGAGAGCCCTGCTTGCCTATTCCCCACTCCAATTCGGCGGATTGTGGAGCTCCGGCGAACTCCCGTTGAGACGTCAGCTGAGCAAGGTTGAGCGCGGACGAaccactattttttttttgagggattgCGGACGAACCACTAATGCAGAGCCCTATCGTGAGGTGGGCCTCTCCTTGTTGGCCCATGTTTGCCGTGACGATGGGCATCAGGCCCATGGTTTTCACAACGATGCGCTCGCTCCCTCGATCGCGACGTACACGTACGAACAACAAATCAGCGTTTTATTAGTAGAGATGACTCGATTGAGTCCATGACTTTTTTTGTCCGCATGATTTCGTGTGAGGTTTGGATACATTTtcttcaaattttaaatacaaaaATATGAAATGTTTTTTGAAAGTGATGAAATTTCCACAATTTTGTTGGTTACCAAAATATCTCGTTACGAAATATTTTTCACTCCTAATAGCATACTAGCCGCGGATCCAACCAAGCGTTGCGGGAGTGCTAACCATAAGCCGCTGCCGACACCACAtcgttgaaagaacatttcccgcccttttgggttttgtgtgtttgatgtcaacactagctatatatttatgtgtgttgatgtagatagGTACAAGTTTTCATGAGATACTTGACCGGTGGTATGGTATGGCTGTTCTGAAGTTTCTGAAGGCTTTTCATCTCTGGCGGAAGTTCCAGCCCCagctggcggaacttccgccctgttgCTTCCAGCAGTGGCCTCTCAGCACAGTTCTCTTTGAAGTTTTTGTtccctgaccggaagttccggtgaagaaGGCcgaaagttccggtcagcggaacttccgcccaacttccgggcaagtttcgGAAACGTCAaaattgtggctcagtatgtccagtaaggttttctcgcaattccggaacatggccggaacttccggtcgccggaagttccgccctagttccgccccaatCTTTTTTGACCAGGTCGTCTGACGCggaatcttcctggcggaagttccggccatcttggccggtacttccggtgccagccggaacttccggccctcctggccggaacttccggtgttactgaaaatcgtccaaacggtcagatctgagagctccaattaTATAAACTAGATGTAGACACGACCCCGTAGAATTCGTATTAGTTTACATTTTATATAACGGAAATAAAAATTAAGTGAGAAAATGATAATATGTTTTTTAGTTTTTCTTTCAAGAAAATGCAAGAGATTTTGCGTTCGATTTCATTGAACAGGAAGAAGACATCAGGGGTGCAATCTCCAGAAGGAGGAACACACACGACACACACATACACGGTCATCCTCAGCAAGCGACTACAACTTGGTAAGGAGGTGCCCTCGACTATAGACCATAACAACAATAGGATCCTGCTCGCATGCACGGCGTCCTCCACCAGCGGAGGGATGGGTGGAAGGATATTAGATCGGGGGGTGCACTGTCGTGGCCCATCCAGCCCTGGTCGGGCCAGAGCGTTGCCGCCAACCTCTCGCGCAGTTGGCACCGTGCCACGACGCCTTTCACCGCTCTGGATCACCGCTGCCACTCCGCCTCGCCGAGGTCACGTGACCCAGAAGGCGATGCTTCTTCGCGCAAAGGAGCCCTGCCAGGGTGTGCGCACGCCCTCACCGCCTTTGGCGGTCGGGCGCCACCGGCCAGGGATGCAAGTTCAGCGGTGGCTTTTTGCTTGGGTTTGGGGTGCCTCCGGAGTCGCTCACGCGAGCGACACAGGAGGTAGAGGAGCCAGGTCTCCGTTAGATCATTTCTGAGTTTTACAAAATTAAAATAATGCATATATGTCTGCCTCAACTTCATGCGTTTCTCACATATACAAGCATGCATTTGTAAAAGCCGATTATATAATAGGGTCCTTTTCAAGAGAATCGTTAAGAAGCATGATACTTCATATTTGTAAAAAGCTAACCTAGATTGGACAAGCATTAGCCAGCAAAGACTGGCAAGATAATAAACAAAGATTTGTGTGCCAACTGGAAATCCCTTCCCTATCCTTTTGAACATCAGTAAAATTTAAACACACGAGCACCAGATCAAGTACAAAGAGATTGAGGAGGAGAAAACCCTGTTAGTGCTCTCTTGCTGCAAGCAAATTCTA contains:
- the LOC124664467 gene encoding Bowman-Birk type bran trypsin inhibitor-like, producing MAGYLYVLPIQLQIHSKISAMNMKRCLSACILLMLSLEGALLVVGRPSQAAAAATTIRLPSDTQAAASTRPWDCCDFAQCTKSIPPYCRCRDEVDHCAATCKDCAASTSDPSRHICQDMFIGFPGPMCTLEANNVGN